The region CGAAGGAGCCTGCAGGGCCAGCTCGACGGCGTGCTGAAGACGGTCGTGGTCCGCGGGGCGGGTCGAGAGTGTCGTGGGGCGGTCGTCGCTGTTCATCGCATCAGGGTCCCGCGGGCGCGGCCTCGGAGGCAGGGTCGAAGGGCCCCGGTGGGGGAGTCGGCAGGTCCGGTCCTGCGCCGACGAGGGGCGAAGGACCCTGGCCGTCCGGCTGTTCGCCGCCCACGGCAGGCCGAGTTCCAACGGGCCAAGGCGGATCACGACTTCGTCGAGGAGGAACTCGAGCTGCGGGCGAACACCGAACTGACCCGCGCGATTCACGCCCTGGCTCTCGAGATTCGTGGGCGACTGGAGGCTGAGCGCGCCGACGACACCGGGCCCGGGACCGTTCGACCCGGGCGATGAGGCCCCACGACCCTGCCGCCCGCGCGACTGCGAGTCGAGTCTGAGATGGGCGAAGGAGGCCGAGATGATCCAGGTGCTCGTGGCCGCCGCGGTCTATCTCGTGTTGGTGGCGCTCGCGTTCCTCCGCCCCGCCGCGGGGCGCCGCGCGATGGGGATCTTCTTCGCGGTGATGGCCGTCGGGGTGAACGGGGCGGTGACGCTGTTCGCGCCCCACCTGTTCGTCGACCTCGCCGCCGCTGCCCCGTGGGGTTGGTATCGCGCGATCGCGCTGACGCTCACCGAACCCTCGCCACGGGTCTTCGGGACCGTCATGGTGCTCGGCGAGCTCACCGTCGCAGGCCTCGTCCTCGCGCCCGGCCGCGCCGCGCGCCTCGGGCTGCTGGGTGCTGCCCTGTTCGCGCTGGGCATCACGCCGCTCGGAGCCGCGACGCCGGCAAACCCGCTGCTGGCGGTGGCTGCGCTGCGCCTGGCCTCGATCCCGTGGCCGGAGAGCGCGTTCGCCCGGGCCGATCGTGGGCCCGTCGCAGAGCATGCGGAGGCACGAGGAGTCCACGATGTCCGCGTCCGCTGACCGGCCGCACCGGCGCGGCGGCGCGTTCCGACCTCGCCGGTCGGACCGCGCCGAGCAGGTGCTGTGGTGGGCGGCCGCGGTGCTGACTCTGGCCGGGATCCTGTTCTCCGTCGCGGCAGGGATGGCCGCGCACGCGGACGGGGTGTCCCGCTCCGCCCGAGAGTCCGCGACCCGCACGCCGGTCGACGCGGTCCTCCTCGAGGAGACCGTTCCTGCCGGATCGGCGCGTTCAGGACTGCGTACGACCACCCGGGTGCCCGTCCGGTGGATCGGGCCGGACCGCGTCGAGCACACTGCCACCGCACTCGTCCCCGGGCGGCACCAGGCGGGCGCGACGATGCGGATCTGGGTGGACCGCGACGACGCGGTCGTCGCGGAGCCGTTCACCCGTACCGAGGCGACCGCCTCGGCGGTCCTGGCCGTCGCGCTCCTGCTCACGGGGGTTGTCGTTCTCCTCGCCGCGATGCGGCTGGCGACCGGTTGGTACCTCGACGTCCTGCGGCGGGCGGAGTGGGCCCGGGAATGGTCCGAGGTCGAGCCGCGGTGGTCCGGGCGAGTCGGCGGCACACCCGGACCTATCGAGGGAGAGAACTGAGAGGGCAACGAGAGACCGCGAACGCCGTGCGGCCGCTCCGGCCGCCGTCAACCGGCTGATCCTGGCGTGGCTGGGATCGACCCTTCACGGCGCCACCGCGGCCAGGGATGTTCGGCCTGCGCGCTGGCGGCCGGCCACCGGGAATGTCGCCACCGCCCCTGCTCGGGCGGCCGCGGCCCGCCGCTACCGGAATGCGTTTCCCGCGCACACCGTGCCCGGCGGGGACGAGCTCGTCGTGTTCACGCTGCACGACGGGACCGCGCTCGTATCCCCGGTGCGGTCGAGGGCGCCGCGCCGGGCCCGCTTCGTGACGGCGACGGCAGGGAGGCTGCCGCGGTCGGCGAGCTGGATCCTGACGACGGCCGGCGCCTGGGCACGGGGCTGCTGATGTCCACCGCCGTCGCCACTCCGCTGTCGCACGCGGACCGGCCTGTCGCGCCCGTCGCCGCGATCGGCGCGGGGGCCGGGTTGTTCCGCCGGAGCTCAACCGACCGGCAGTACCTCCGATCGGCCGGAGGGCTCGGCGGGGCGGATCTCCTCGGCGATGACCCGGGCCCACCCGCGGATCCGCTCCGGGTCGCGGAAGTCCCCGGCCAGCCCACCGCGGGCCATCCATTTCGCGA is a window of Pseudonocardia sp. T1-2H DNA encoding:
- a CDS encoding Rv1733c family protein, with the translated sequence MSASADRPHRRGGAFRPRRSDRAEQVLWWAAAVLTLAGILFSVAAGMAAHADGVSRSARESATRTPVDAVLLEETVPAGSARSGLRTTTRVPVRWIGPDRVEHTATALVPGRHQAGATMRIWVDRDDAVVAEPFTRTEATASAVLAVALLLTGVVVLLAAMRLATGWYLDVLRRAEWAREWSEVEPRWSGRVGGTPGPIEGEN